DNA from Candidatus Melainabacteria bacterium RIFOXYA2_FULL_32_9:
TGTTCACGAAATGATAAGCAAACCGTTTGGAATAATCTTCGTAACAGGCCCAACCGGTAGCGGTAAAACAACTACATTGTATAGTGCTTTAAGTGAAAGAAATACTCCTGAAGTAAATATATCTACAGCTGAAGACCCTATAGAATACGATCTTGAAGGAATAACTCAGTCTGAAGTTAATAAATCAATTGGTATGGATTTTGCAAAAATATTAAAAGCGTTTTTAAGACAAGATCCAGATATAATGCTAGTCGGTGAAACCAGAGACAAAGAAACAGCCAAAATAGCTGTAGAGGCAGCACTTACAGGCCACCTGGTATTTACAACACTGCACACAAATGATGCACCAAGCTCAATTATTCGACTTCAGGAAATGGGAATAGAACCATTCCTGGTATCAAGCACAATAATTGGGATAATCGCCCAAAGGCTTTTGAGAAAACTATGCCCACACTGTAAAGAAGCATATACACCGGATAAGCAAATCCTTGACTATCTGGGAGTAGGAATGCTTGAAAATAAAACATATTATCATGGTATTGGCTGTGAAAAATGTAACGGTACTGGATATAAAGGCCGTATCGGGGCTTATGAAGTCATGAAAATTAATGATGAAATAAAAGATTTAATTGCAAAAGATGCCAATACTTCAATAATAAAATTTGCTGCCCAACAATCAGGAATGAAAACCTTACTTGAATATAGTTTTGAACTTGCAAGAGAAGGATTAACTACTTTAGAGGAAGTAATCAGAGTTACACTATCCTCAGATTGCATGTCCTCGGTTTGTCCTGGATGTGGAAGACCTATCGGAGATGAATTTTATAAATGTCCATTCTGTCAATACGAACTCAAAAAGATTTGTCCACGCTGCAAAGTTATTATACAAGAAGGATGGATATCTTGCGCAAAATGCGGTTTAAAATTATTAGATCATAAAGCCGATACTACTTGTAACAATTGCGATGGTGAAGTATCATTAGAAATGCACGAATGTCCTTGGTGTTGTCAGCCTATTTCCAATAACAATGTATAATTAATGTTGAGGAATAAATTTATGTCATTAGATGATCTGCTTAAGGTTGTATTTCAAAAAGGTGGGAGTGACTTACATATTTCAGTTGGATTACCTCCCATCATAAGAATAGACGGCAAATTAATTAGAACCGATCATCCTCCACTCACAAAAGAAGATGTTAATGGGCTAATTTTTAGCATGTTAACAAACGAACAAAGAAGAACTTTGGAGCAAAACTGGGAACTGGATTGCAGTTATGGAGTTCAGGATATTGGACGATTCAGGGTTAACGTTTATAAAGAAAGAGGTAGTTATGGTGCGGCTCTTCGTTCTATCCCTACTCAACCACCATCTTTCAATGAATTAGGTCTACCAAGCATAATCAGAGAAGTAGCAGAACGCCCCAGAGGTTTAATACTAGTAACCGGACCTACAGGTAGCGGTAAATCTACTACACTGGCTGCAATGATAGACTTCATTAACAGCAATAAAACAGAGCATATTATTACAATTGAAGACCCAATAGAATATATTCACAATTCAAAAAGAAGCGTTGTCCACCAAAGAGAGTTAGGAGAAGATACAAGAAGTTTTAATAACGCATTAAGAGCTGCTCTTCGTGAAGATCCGGATATAATCCTGGTTGGTGAGATGAGAGACCTTGAAACTATACAGCTAGCATTAACAGCAGCTGAAACAGGTCACCTTGTAATGGGAACATTACACACATCATCTGCAAGTCAAACTGTTGACCGTATAGTTGACGTGTTTTCTGCTGAACAGCAACAACAAATTAGAATTCAGCTATCTAACAGTTTAATTGCAGTATTCAGCCAAACACTTATCCCAAAAGTTCAGCCAGATGGCCAGAAAAAGGGTAGAGCACTTGCTCAAGAAATTATGGTTGTCACACCTGCTATTGCAAACTTAATTAGAGAAGGCAAAACTGCTCAGATATACTCTGCAATTCAAACTGGTGGAATGCATAAAATGCAAACTCTTGAGTCATCTCTTAAAGAACTGTATCAAAAGAACCTTATCACTCAAGAAGATGCTATAGCTAAAACAAGCAGGCCTGAAGATTTTAAACGTATGATTGGTGGTTTTGCCCCCACAATGTAAGATTGATAGCCTAATGTTAGTAATCACTTACTAATTTTAGGTTAATTTTACAATTAATACTTCCTAAGATTAAATAAACAAGGAGTAACTTATGCCTCAGTTTCAGTATAAAGCAAGAGATGGACAGGGAACATTACATAAAAATACAATAATATCTGAAAATGAAACCTTGGCAAGAAATCAATTAGCAGAAAAAGGACTCTGGGTAATTGAGATTTCAAATGCAGATGTAAAAACAAAAAACTTCCTTGATTTTGAACTTGATGGACTGCTTGCAGGGTTAACTGGCGTAGGATTAAAAGACCTTGTTGTATTTTGCAGGCAATTTTCTGTTCTGGTTAATTCCGGTGTAGCTATGATGAAAACTCTTACAATTCTGGCTGAACAGGCAGAAAATCCAAAATTTTCATCAATTTTAAAAGATATAAAAAATCAAGTAGAAAGAGGAATAAACCTGTCAGATTCATTTGCAAAACATCCAAAAGTGTTTGACAACTTATTTATCAATATGATAAAAGCAGGTGAAACTGGTGGTGTACTTGATGATGTCCTAAACCGACTTGCTAAATTTCTGGAAGACAGAGCAAAACTTACTAATAAAGTAAAATCAGCAATGACTTATCCGACTGTGGTTACTATTCTTGCTACTATAATATTCTTTGTTATGCTTACAGTTATTCTTCCTAAATTTTCAGAAATATTTGAGCGTTTAGGAAGTGAATTACCTGCTTATACACAAACGTTAATCCATATAAGCAATGTTTTAAGATCACCATGGCTTCTGCTAATCATTTTCTTAATTGGCTGCTCAGCATACGGATTTAAGAAAATGTACTCTATTGAGAAAGGCAGATATATCATAGATAAAATAAGCCTAAAATTGCCTGTATTTGGTGTTCTAATACAAAAAGTAGCCGTTGCAAGGTTTACAAGAACCTTAGGAACATTAATTAAAAGTGGTGTACCTATATTGACATCGCTGGAAATAGTTGAAGAAGCATCAGGAAACGCAGTTTTATCAAGAGTTGTCAGAGAAGTATATGAAGAGGTAAAACAGGGTGGCACAATAAATGCACCTCTAGAAAGATCCAAGGTTTTCCCTCCAATGGTAGTTTCTATGATTGCTGTTGGTGAAGAAACCGGAGAATTAGACTCAATGTTATCTAAAATCGCAGATTTTTACGACTCAGAAGTAGAAGCAGCAGTTGAAGCTTTAACATCCCTTCTAGAACCAATAATGATGGTGTTTCTAGGTGGCATGGTCGGCGCTGTAATTGTTGGCATGTATCTGCCTATGTTCAAAATGTTTGATGCTGTTAAATAATTAGCTAAAAACTGTTTCAATACAAGTAATATGATAACTTCTAAAAGTAACGAAACACCTAAATTAGGTGTTTCGTTACTTTATTATTAAGCCTAAATGTTATTAAGCTTCTTCTCTAATAATTTCTGAAGCAGCAACAACAACAGATATGTTTACTGATACTTTAGAAGTTAATTTCACAACCATTTTGTATTCACCAACATGGTTTATTGGATTATTTAATGAAATATTTCTTCTATCAACTTCTATTCCTGATTTTTCCTTGATTTCATCAGCCAATCTGCGTGTAGTTATTGCACCAAATAATTTACCATTCTCACCAGCTTTAGCATGAATATCAATTTGACCAAGAGCTTTAATTTTTTCAGCTTGCTCTAAAGCTTCTTGGTGAAGTTTTTCAGCTTTAGCTTTAATTCTAGCTATGTTTTGCTCTCTATTTTTTAGAGCGCCCTCAGTTGCAGCTTCTGCTAATTTTTTTGGTAAAAGGTAATTTCTAGCATAACCATCTGCTACATCTACTATATCTCCTGACTCACCCAGAGATTGTACGTCCTTTGTAAGTAAAACTTTCATTCATTCCTCCTGTTTTTCTTTATCTCTAAATCTTCCATTTTTATATCTATACATTCCAACTACTTTATTAAAATTAGTTTCAAAACCCAATTTACTATAAAAATCTTTTTTTGCCCACTCAGCATATAAAGTAATTAAAGATATATCACAATCGTCAAGTTTAGTCAGCATGGATTTTAGAATTAACTTTCCAACACCTTGCTTCTGGTATATGGGTTTAACTGCAACATCCCATATTGTAACATTAAAAACACCATCGCCAGTTGCCCTCGCAATTCCGATTAACGTTTCTTCATCCCAAGCAGTAACAACTAATACACTATTGTTTAAAGAATTTTTTATATCCTGAATGTCCCTGTACTGCCAACCTATAGATATATATAAATCCTGAATGAGTTCTGACGATATGTCTTTATCATATTTAATTTTAATTTTATCCAGATTAATTTCTTTTTTACCTGAAACCAGTTTAAACATTAGTCAATACAAAAGCCCCCAAATCTAAGCAACATAAATCTCTCATTTCAGACTAATGAAAGATAAAATTATAAAATTCTAAATAAAGCTTTAAGTGGGACTCCAACGTTAATTAATAACTTTAAGCTAAGTTTATCAGCTATAAAGACACCAAGCGTTAACTTAAGTTGGTTGATATTATCACCAAGCTTTATTCTCGTTTTAATACAACAATTGATTCTATATGGTAAGTATGACAAAACATATCAATCGGTTGGGCATACTCGGGAATAAAACCGCTTTTCATTAATAGTTTGATATCCCTAGCTAAGGTGGTTGGATTACAACTTACATATATAATAAACTTATTGGTTAATCTTGCTACAGCATCAATAGCAACATCAGAGCAGCCTTTTCTTGGAGGATCCAGTATAGTTACATCAAAATTACTAGTTTGCTCTATTAAATCCTGCAAGACACGGTCTGCGTTACCTTCAAGAATATCTATATCAGCATCATTTTCTGACTTATTTAACTTAATATTTTCCCTGACATCGCTGACTGCATTTGAATTTTCTTCAATTGCAGTGATTTTTGCAGCCAAATCTTTTAGCCATATGGAAAAAGTACCAACTCCCGCATATACATCAAGTATTGTTGGATTTTCTACCCTTTTCTTTATAATTTTATGAACTTCATTAAATATCTTAACCGCAGCAGCTGGATTTACCTGAAAAAAGCTACCCGCTGAGATCTTAAATTTTTTCCCTTCAAGATTTTCTTCTATATAATCCCTGCCACAAGCAAGCTCTGTTTTGTAAGACATAATGATATTTGTTCCAGATGTATTAAAATTAACCAGCACTCCGGCAATTTCTTTAAAATTATCCTGTACACTTTTGCAAAGCTGTTTTAGTTTATCAGGTATATCAAGAGAATTTATCACTACTATCAATAGCAAATTCTTATGGGATTGGCTATATCTATACACCAAATGCCTGATTAAGCCTTTCCCGGTTTTCTCATTATATGCAGTTAGATTTAATTCTTGAGCTTTTTCCCTTGTAAACTGTGTAATTTGATTGATGATTTCAGGTTGTATAGGGCAAAATTTAATATTTACTATTTCATGAGTGCCTTTTTTATAATATCCAGCTAAAATTCTCTTTGAAACTTTAGTTTGCTGAACTGGAAACTGAATTTTACAACGATATTCGAGATTACAGTCACTTGAAATAACATCATGAACAGGAATATCGATATTCGCAATTTTTTTCAGACTTTCTTCAACAATCTTTTTCTTAGCTCTTAATTGCTCCTTATAGTCTATATGTAACCACTGGCATCCACCACAAACTTTAGCCAAAGAGCATACAGGACTTATACGATACTCAGAAGGCTTGATAATTTCCTGAATTATTCCTCGAGCATAATTCTTCTTTACAGAGACAATCTCAATTTTAAGATAATCACCAGGAACAGAATCAGGAACAAAAACTGTTATGCCATTCAGCCTACCTATTCCCTCCCCGCCATAAGCAAGGGTTTCAATATTAATCTCGAATAAATCACCTTTTTTAAACATATTAAGCACTAAAAAACTTTTTCTTACACTATTCACATTTTTATATTATAATCGACCTGAAAAAAATAAACTCTGTTATTTAAAAATTCCTATATATAACAAAATTTATTAATATTTTGTAACAATTCAAGTAAAAAATAACAACTTTTTGGCTTTATAAGTTTTTAATCATCAGATCAAAGTTTAAATAAGGAGAGTGTTAAATGACTACCCTACAAAAAATAGGAACACCACAAGCAATTTTGCCTAAAGATCAGGGCAATGTACGTTTTAATCCGCCAATTAATTTTAAAGGTGAAGACGAATCTGAAGACACTCTAAATATAACAAATTCTCAAGATGAAAATGAAGTTGAAGCATCATCACAAGATAATAAAGCTAAAAAAGAAGAATCAAAGCCAGTTAGAAAACTTGATCTAACTGAAGCTGCAACAAATTTTGGAAAAGGTGTTATTTCACCAATAACATCAATGTTTTCTAGTCCTGAAAACTTCTTAAAAGGTGCAGGTGCAATAGCAATTGGCAATTACTTACTGAAAAAAATTCCCAAAGTAGGTGGATTGTTAGTAGCTACTGGACTTGGTATTGGCGCAATAAGAACAGCTACAGGGTTGCGTGATGTAATTAAAGAGAAAGACCCGGCACAAAAAGAAAAAGCATTTTACACCATAGGAGAAGGCACTGGTATCACTCTAGCTTCAGCGTATGTAGCCAAACCTATTGCAAAAAATGCAGGACTTAATGTAGAAGGGAAAGGCTTAGTAGGTTCTACAATTGAATGTATTAAACCTACAAATATAAAAAATGCTGTTGCTTCACTGTTTAAAGCATTAGAAGATCCAAATACTCTGAAAACAATAGTAACAAGAGATATTGGACAAATGTCCGTTGCATCAGGAACAACAGGTGATGCTACACCTAAAATAGCTGATCCTACAAACAATGGAATGGAAAATGGAATACTTTCAGCAATATCCAAACTACTTCCTAAAAGTAAAACATTAGCAGGTGGTATGGCGATAAGAGAAGCAGCAGAAA
Protein-coding regions in this window:
- a CDS encoding pilus assembly protein PilC translates to MPQFQYKARDGQGTLHKNTIISENETLARNQLAEKGLWVIEISNADVKTKNFLDFELDGLLAGLTGVGLKDLVVFCRQFSVLVNSGVAMMKTLTILAEQAENPKFSSILKDIKNQVERGINLSDSFAKHPKVFDNLFINMIKAGETGGVLDDVLNRLAKFLEDRAKLTNKVKSAMTYPTVVTILATIIFFVMLTVILPKFSEIFERLGSELPAYTQTLIHISNVLRSPWLLLIIFLIGCSAYGFKKMYSIEKGRYIIDKISLKLPVFGVLIQKVAVARFTRTLGTLIKSGVPILTSLEIVEEASGNAVLSRVVREVYEEVKQGGTINAPLERSKVFPPMVVSMIAVGEETGELDSMLSKIADFYDSEVEAAVEALTSLLEPIMMVFLGGMVGAVIVGMYLPMFKMFDAVK
- a CDS encoding 50S ribosomal protein L9, with translation MKVLLTKDVQSLGESGDIVDVADGYARNYLLPKKLAEAATEGALKNREQNIARIKAKAEKLHQEALEQAEKIKALGQIDIHAKAGENGKLFGAITTRRLADEIKEKSGIEVDRRNISLNNPINHVGEYKMVVKLTSKVSVNISVVVAASEIIREEA
- a CDS encoding twitching motility protein PilT; this encodes MSLDDLLKVVFQKGGSDLHISVGLPPIIRIDGKLIRTDHPPLTKEDVNGLIFSMLTNEQRRTLEQNWELDCSYGVQDIGRFRVNVYKERGSYGAALRSIPTQPPSFNELGLPSIIREVAERPRGLILVTGPTGSGKSTTLAAMIDFINSNKTEHIITIEDPIEYIHNSKRSVVHQRELGEDTRSFNNALRAALREDPDIILVGEMRDLETIQLALTAAETGHLVMGTLHTSSASQTVDRIVDVFSAEQQQQIRIQLSNSLIAVFSQTLIPKVQPDGQKKGRALAQEIMVVTPAIANLIREGKTAQIYSAIQTGGMHKMQTLESSLKELYQKNLITQEDAIAKTSRPEDFKRMIGGFAPTM
- a CDS encoding 23S rRNA (uracil-5-)-methyltransferase RumA; the protein is MFKKGDLFEINIETLAYGGEGIGRLNGITVFVPDSVPGDYLKIEIVSVKKNYARGIIQEIIKPSEYRISPVCSLAKVCGGCQWLHIDYKEQLRAKKKIVEESLKKIANIDIPVHDVISSDCNLEYRCKIQFPVQQTKVSKRILAGYYKKGTHEIVNIKFCPIQPEIINQITQFTREKAQELNLTAYNEKTGKGLIRHLVYRYSQSHKNLLLIVVINSLDIPDKLKQLCKSVQDNFKEIAGVLVNFNTSGTNIIMSYKTELACGRDYIEENLEGKKFKISAGSFFQVNPAAAVKIFNEVHKIIKKRVENPTILDVYAGVGTFSIWLKDLAAKITAIEENSNAVSDVRENIKLNKSENDADIDILEGNADRVLQDLIEQTSNFDVTILDPPRKGCSDVAIDAVARLTNKFIIYVSCNPTTLARDIKLLMKSGFIPEYAQPIDMFCHTYHIESIVVLKRE